A genomic segment from Micromonospora echinaurantiaca encodes:
- a CDS encoding nitroreductase/quinone reductase family protein encodes MPNDFNQQIIDEFRANSGQVGGPFAGGRLILLTTTGARTGTPHTTPVGYLPDGGERILVIASAGGAPRHPDWYHNLVADPQVTVEDGVFTYQARAEMLTGADRDSVFARAVEADPGWAAYQEKTSRVIPVVALYRVAGGPPNAPSLGAGLKLLHDAFRRELALIRAEVARSGPRLGAQLRINCLTVCQGLHHHHTMEDTGLFPALDQQRPDLAATLTRLRAEHQRIAELLEQLHGVLADAAIDPDELRRRVDHLTDELEQHLTYEEEQLIPVLDGTR; translated from the coding sequence ATGCCCAACGACTTCAACCAGCAGATCATCGACGAGTTCCGGGCCAACTCCGGCCAGGTCGGCGGCCCCTTCGCGGGCGGCCGGCTCATCCTGCTCACCACCACCGGGGCGCGCACCGGCACCCCGCACACCACCCCGGTCGGCTACCTGCCCGACGGCGGGGAGCGGATCCTGGTGATCGCCTCCGCCGGCGGCGCACCGCGACACCCCGACTGGTACCACAACCTGGTGGCCGACCCGCAGGTCACCGTCGAGGACGGCGTCTTCACCTACCAGGCTCGCGCCGAGATGCTGACCGGCGCCGACCGCGACAGCGTCTTCGCCCGCGCGGTGGAAGCCGACCCCGGCTGGGCCGCGTACCAGGAGAAGACCAGCCGGGTCATCCCCGTGGTGGCGCTGTACCGCGTGGCCGGCGGACCGCCCAACGCCCCGTCCCTCGGCGCGGGCCTCAAGCTGCTGCACGACGCGTTCCGGCGGGAACTCGCACTGATCCGCGCCGAGGTGGCCCGCTCCGGGCCCCGGCTGGGCGCCCAGCTGCGGATCAACTGCCTGACCGTCTGCCAGGGACTGCACCACCACCACACGATGGAAGACACCGGCCTGTTCCCCGCCCTCGACCAGCAACGTCCGGACCTGGCCGCGACGCTGACCCGGTTGCGGGCGGAACACCAGCGGATAGCCGAACTGCTGGAACAGCTGCACGGGGTGCTGGCCGACGCCGCCATCGACCCGGACGAGCTGCGCCGGCGGGTCGACCACCTCACCGACGAACTCGAACAACACCTGACCTACGAGGAGGAACAACTGATCCCCGTCCTCGACGGCACCCGCTGA
- a CDS encoding PH domain-containing protein, giving the protein MWRRNFHPRLSAGPEGLILRGQWRTIRVPWSAVVRCDAGYHGITITCVDGSRVVAPAPQRSNLSRWLGRETRADVVAAYLERRAREHRRMSAGAPPRLPYEG; this is encoded by the coding sequence ATGTGGCGGCGAAACTTCCATCCTCGGCTGTCCGCCGGCCCGGAGGGGCTGATCCTGCGCGGGCAGTGGCGCACGATCCGCGTCCCATGGTCAGCCGTCGTGCGGTGTGACGCGGGCTATCACGGGATCACCATCACCTGCGTCGATGGCAGCCGAGTGGTGGCCCCCGCGCCGCAGCGGTCGAACCTGAGCCGTTGGCTCGGGCGGGAGACCCGGGCGGACGTCGTCGCGGCGTACCTCGAACGGCGCGCCCGCGAGCACCGACGGATGTCAGCGGGCGCGCCGCCGCGTCTGCCGTACGAAGGGTGA